A stretch of Halomonas elongata DSM 2581 DNA encodes these proteins:
- the sucC gene encoding ADP-forming succinate--CoA ligase subunit beta — translation MNLHEYQSKQLFADYGLPVSKGFAVDTPEEAAEACKKIGGDKWVVKAQVHAGGRGKAGGVKLVESPEEASAFAEQWLGKNLVTFQTDEKGQPVAKILVENCTDIADELYLGAVVDRGTQRVVFMASTEGGVEIEKVAEETPEKILKAEIDPLVGAQPYQARELAFKLGLSGDQVKQFTKIFLGLSKLFHDKDLALLEINPLVITEEGNLHCLDAKVNLDGNALYRHPDLQAMRDPSQEDEREADAAKWDLNYVALEGNIGCMVNGAGLAMGTMDIIKLHGGQPANFLDVGGGATKERVAEAFKIILSDTSVKAVLVNIFGGIVRCDMIAEGIIGAVEQVGVNVPVVVRLEGNNAELGAEKLASSGLNIIAATSLTDAAQQVVKAAEGK, via the coding sequence ATGAACCTTCACGAGTATCAGAGCAAACAGCTGTTTGCCGACTACGGCTTGCCGGTATCCAAGGGCTTTGCCGTCGACACCCCCGAGGAAGCGGCGGAAGCCTGCAAGAAGATCGGTGGCGACAAGTGGGTCGTCAAGGCCCAGGTGCATGCCGGTGGCCGCGGCAAGGCCGGCGGCGTCAAGCTGGTCGAGAGCCCGGAAGAGGCCAGTGCCTTCGCCGAGCAGTGGCTGGGCAAGAACCTGGTGACCTTCCAGACCGACGAGAAGGGCCAGCCGGTCGCCAAGATCCTGGTCGAGAACTGCACCGACATCGCCGACGAGCTCTATCTGGGCGCCGTGGTCGATCGCGGCACGCAGCGCGTGGTCTTCATGGCTTCCACCGAGGGTGGTGTCGAGATCGAGAAGGTCGCCGAGGAGACGCCCGAGAAGATCCTCAAGGCCGAGATCGATCCGCTGGTCGGCGCTCAGCCGTACCAGGCCCGCGAGCTGGCCTTCAAGCTGGGGCTGTCCGGTGATCAGGTCAAGCAGTTCACCAAGATCTTCCTGGGCCTGTCCAAGCTGTTCCACGACAAGGACCTGGCGCTGCTCGAGATCAACCCGCTGGTGATCACCGAGGAAGGCAACCTCCACTGCCTGGACGCCAAGGTCAACCTGGATGGCAACGCCCTCTATCGCCATCCGGACCTGCAGGCCATGCGCGACCCCTCCCAGGAGGACGAGCGCGAAGCCGACGCCGCCAAGTGGGACCTGAACTACGTGGCCCTGGAAGGCAACATCGGCTGCATGGTCAACGGCGCAGGCCTGGCCATGGGCACCATGGACATCATCAAGCTCCATGGCGGCCAGCCGGCCAACTTCCTCGACGTGGGTGGCGGTGCCACCAAGGAACGCGTCGCCGAAGCCTTCAAGATCATCCTCTCCGACACCTCCGTGAAGGCCGTACTGGTCAACATCTTCGGCGGTATCGTGCGCTGCGACATGATCGCCGAGGGCATCATCGGCGCCGTCGAGCAGGTGGGCGTCAATGTCCCGGTCGTGGTGCGTCTGGAAGGTAACAACGCCGAGCTGGGTGCCGAGAAACTGGCGTCCAGTGGTCTGAACATCATCGCTGCTACCAGCCTGACCGATGCGGCTCAGCAGGTCGTCAAGGCAGCGGAGGGCAAGTAA
- the lpdA gene encoding dihydrolipoyl dehydrogenase: MADKFDVIVIGAGPGGYVAAIRAAQLGLKTACVEKWVNKEGKTVHGGTCLNVGCIPSKALLESSHKFVEARDHFEEIGIDMEAPTPNIAKMLEFKEKVIAKNVGGISALFKANGVTAIDGTGKVTGSKEVEVTDHDGKSTTYEADNIVVAAGSVPVEIPPTPLTDDLIVDSAGALEFQEAPKRLGVIGAGVIGLELGSVWSRLGSEVTILEAMDDFLPMVDKTIAKDAQKLFKKQGLDIKLGARVTGSEVKDNEVVVKYTDAKGEQEITFDKLIVCVGRRPYTKGVIGEGVGVELDERGFISVDDQCRTNVPSVYAIGDCVRGLMLAHKASEEGVMVADIIAGHKAEMNYDAIPSVIYTAPEVAWVGMTEEEAKSAGIKVETGSFPFSANGRALANNAPDGQVKIVADAETDRILGVHILGQHAGELIAQGVIAMEFGSSAEDLALTCYAHPSTSEAVHEAALAVGGHAIHMANRKKRK, from the coding sequence ATGGCTGACAAGTTTGATGTGATCGTCATTGGCGCGGGCCCCGGCGGCTACGTTGCCGCCATCCGGGCCGCTCAACTGGGCCTGAAGACTGCCTGTGTCGAGAAGTGGGTCAACAAGGAAGGCAAGACCGTGCATGGCGGCACCTGCCTGAACGTGGGCTGCATCCCGTCCAAGGCGCTGCTCGAGTCGTCCCACAAGTTCGTCGAAGCGCGTGACCACTTCGAGGAAATTGGCATCGACATGGAAGCGCCCACGCCGAACATCGCCAAGATGCTCGAGTTCAAGGAAAAGGTGATCGCCAAGAACGTCGGCGGCATCAGTGCGCTGTTCAAGGCCAATGGCGTGACTGCCATCGACGGTACCGGCAAGGTCACCGGCAGCAAGGAAGTGGAAGTCACCGATCACGATGGCAAGTCCACGACCTATGAGGCCGACAACATCGTCGTCGCCGCCGGCTCCGTGCCGGTGGAGATTCCGCCGACGCCGCTGACCGACGATTTGATCGTCGATTCCGCCGGCGCCCTGGAATTCCAGGAAGCGCCGAAGCGCCTCGGCGTGATCGGTGCCGGTGTCATCGGTCTGGAGCTCGGCAGCGTGTGGAGCCGTCTGGGCAGCGAGGTCACCATCCTCGAGGCCATGGACGACTTCCTGCCGATGGTCGACAAGACCATCGCCAAGGATGCCCAGAAGCTGTTCAAGAAACAGGGCCTGGACATCAAGCTCGGCGCTCGCGTCACCGGCTCCGAGGTCAAGGACAACGAGGTCGTGGTCAAGTACACCGACGCCAAGGGCGAGCAGGAGATCACCTTCGACAAGCTGATCGTCTGTGTCGGTCGCCGCCCCTATACCAAGGGTGTGATCGGCGAGGGTGTCGGGGTCGAGCTGGACGAGCGCGGCTTCATCAGCGTCGATGACCAGTGCCGCACCAACGTGCCGAGCGTCTACGCCATCGGCGACTGCGTGCGCGGCCTGATGCTGGCGCACAAGGCCTCCGAGGAAGGCGTCATGGTGGCCGACATCATCGCCGGCCATAAGGCGGAGATGAACTACGACGCCATTCCGAGCGTGATCTACACGGCGCCGGAAGTCGCCTGGGTCGGCATGACCGAGGAAGAGGCCAAGTCCGCCGGCATCAAGGTGGAGACCGGCTCCTTCCCGTTCTCCGCCAACGGCCGCGCCCTGGCCAACAATGCGCCGGACGGCCAGGTCAAGATCGTCGCCGACGCCGAGACCGACCGTATCCTGGGCGTGCACATCCTCGGCCAGCATGCCGGCGAGCTGATCGCCCAGGGCGTGATCGCCATGGAATTCGGCTCCAGCGCCGAAGACCTGGCGTTGACCTGCTACGCTCACCCGAGCACCTCCGAGGCGGTGCACGAGGCAGCGCTGGCGGTGGGCGGCCATGCCATCCACATGGCCAACCGCAAGAAGCGCAAGTAA